In a genomic window of Arachnia rubra:
- a CDS encoding ABC transporter ATP-binding protein, which translates to MSTEVNETTPSSKELEPVLQFRELDVSFRTEFGRVQAVKGVSLAVKPGEVVALVGESGSGKSVTATTALGLLPRTARITGDTMVADKTVGSLSPREMRSLRGNRVAMVFQEPMTALNPVIKIGEQLTESMEVHNVAHGEVAWQKAIDLLKAVGIPNAERRVKQYPHELSGGMRQRVVIAMALACDPEVIIADEPTTALDVTVQADILDLLRSLKEKLNTGILLITHNMGVVADMADRVAVMFKGNIVERGTAEEVLLNPQHPYTKKLLDAVPHLGAGHGQFGSVPSDVAENATSALEVNELVVEYKRTGKRPFRAVDGVTFDVKRGEIVGLVGESGSGKSTIGRALLGLIPAAGGDVKVLGQELVRGASSKKGPQGRNLKELRRRIGVIFQDPAASLNPRLPIGDVISEPLEVHKVGDKASRQKRVYELLEAVELPRSAFNRYPHELSGGQRQRVSIARALSLSPDLLIADEPTSALDVSVQAQVLGMLTDLQRDFGFACLFISHDLAVIDSLAHRVVVMQHGKIVEKGDRAQVLLDPQEEYTKRLLAAAPVPNPIEQRERREERHRLLAALGDEVVELDTRELDQ; encoded by the coding sequence ATGAGCACTGAAGTCAACGAGACCACTCCGTCTTCCAAAGAACTCGAGCCGGTGCTCCAGTTCAGGGAACTGGATGTCAGCTTCCGTACTGAGTTCGGGCGGGTTCAGGCCGTCAAGGGCGTCAGCCTCGCGGTCAAGCCCGGCGAAGTGGTGGCCTTGGTCGGCGAATCGGGTTCGGGCAAGTCGGTGACAGCCACCACGGCCCTCGGTCTGCTGCCCAGGACCGCGCGTATAACCGGCGACACGATGGTTGCGGACAAGACAGTGGGGAGCCTCAGCCCGCGTGAAATGCGCAGTCTGCGTGGCAATCGTGTTGCCATGGTTTTCCAGGAGCCGATGACTGCCCTGAACCCGGTCATCAAGATCGGCGAGCAACTCACCGAGTCGATGGAGGTGCACAACGTCGCACACGGTGAGGTCGCCTGGCAGAAGGCGATCGACCTGCTCAAAGCCGTCGGTATCCCGAATGCGGAGCGGCGCGTCAAGCAGTACCCCCACGAGCTATCCGGTGGTATGCGGCAACGTGTGGTGATCGCCATGGCCCTTGCCTGCGACCCCGAGGTGATCATCGCCGACGAGCCCACCACTGCCCTCGACGTGACCGTGCAGGCCGACATCCTCGATCTGCTGAGATCGCTGAAGGAAAAACTGAACACCGGAATCCTGCTCATCACCCACAACATGGGTGTCGTGGCGGACATGGCCGATCGAGTCGCAGTGATGTTCAAGGGCAACATCGTCGAACGCGGTACGGCAGAGGAGGTCCTCCTCAACCCGCAGCACCCCTACACCAAAAAACTCCTGGACGCGGTTCCGCACCTGGGGGCAGGGCATGGCCAGTTCGGTTCTGTACCGTCCGATGTCGCCGAGAACGCCACGTCGGCCCTCGAGGTCAATGAACTGGTCGTGGAGTACAAACGCACCGGAAAAAGACCGTTCCGTGCGGTTGACGGCGTCACCTTTGACGTGAAACGCGGTGAGATCGTCGGCCTGGTGGGGGAGTCGGGTTCCGGGAAATCCACCATTGGCAGGGCGCTGTTGGGACTGATCCCAGCCGCCGGGGGCGACGTGAAGGTGCTCGGCCAGGAACTGGTCCGGGGAGCCAGCTCGAAGAAGGGCCCACAGGGCCGAAACCTGAAGGAGCTGCGGCGCCGTATCGGGGTGATTTTCCAGGACCCTGCCGCATCCCTTAACCCGCGCCTTCCCATTGGCGATGTGATCTCCGAACCACTGGAGGTGCACAAGGTCGGGGACAAGGCATCGCGGCAGAAACGGGTCTACGAGCTGCTGGAGGCCGTCGAGCTTCCAAGGAGCGCCTTCAACCGTTATCCGCACGAACTCTCCGGCGGCCAGCGGCAGCGTGTCTCGATCGCACGCGCGCTCTCGCTGAGCCCGGACCTGCTGATCGCCGACGAGCCGACGTCGGCTCTCGACGTGTCGGTGCAGGCCCAGGTGCTGGGAATGCTGACCGACCTGCAACGCGATTTCGGCTTTGCCTGCCTGTTCATCAGCCATGACCTAGCCGTCATCGACTCCCTCGCCCACCGTGTCGTCGTGATGCAGCACGGCAAGATCGTCGAGAAGGGGGATCGTGCGCAGGTGCTACTCGATCCGCAGGAGGAATACACCAAACGGCTCCTGGCCGCTGCCCCCGTCCCGAATCCCATCGAGCAGCGCGAACGGCGTGAGGAGCGTCACCGCCTGCTGGCGGCGTTGGGTGACGAAGTCGTGGAACTCGACACCCGCGAACTGGATCAGTAG
- a CDS encoding RNA-binding S4 domain-containing protein — translation MTRIDVWLWSVRLFKTRSLATKAVTGGHIRLNGDPVKPAHTIRPGDRVTVKEPGWTREFEVMELLSKRVGAPIARKAYVDHSPERPAFLNVPVAKRDRGAGRPTKKDRRAIDKLMGSGD, via the coding sequence ATGACCCGAATCGACGTGTGGCTGTGGAGCGTCCGGCTTTTCAAGACCCGTTCACTGGCGACGAAAGCCGTCACCGGAGGGCACATCCGGCTCAACGGCGACCCCGTCAAACCGGCACACACAATCAGGCCCGGGGATCGCGTCACCGTCAAAGAGCCCGGCTGGACACGGGAATTCGAGGTGATGGAACTGCTGAGCAAGCGGGTCGGAGCACCCATCGCCCGGAAGGCCTACGTGGACCATTCCCCCGAACGTCCCGCGTTCCTCAACGTGCCAGTTGCCAAACGCGATCGCGGCGCGGGGCGCCCGACGAAGAAGGACCGCAGGGCCATCGACAAGCTGATGGGATCGGGGGATTGA
- a CDS encoding THUMP-like domain-containing protein: MDILSDDGAMALEMAAAESDPDSLGAAERLRRRFPSELAAAALTQVALRRRARGKLPMAEQMFFTPDGLEQATRWVVARWRAARFVDTGVSEVWDLGCGIGVDAMALSEAGLGVHAVELDPVTAALARANLALVGGGEVTVGRAEDVQVPEWGGIFLDPARRTARGRTWDVADLTPPWPLVEGHLTGEQAAIAKLGPGLPKQLIPDGAGAAWVSVGGDVVEVMLSNISPPGPRAVVFPRGETEPDILVRGAGPLPVAPPGGFIHEPDNAVIRAGLVAEAVPGGWLLAAGVAYASSEAPASSPFVTDYQVREVLEYDVATLRRWVRQHRIGRLEIKRRAIDVDPAVLRKQLKPRGDGAATLLLARTAAGARAFVVERVG; encoded by the coding sequence GTGGACATTCTGAGCGATGACGGTGCCATGGCTCTGGAAATGGCGGCAGCGGAGTCCGATCCGGATTCACTCGGCGCAGCCGAGCGGCTGCGGCGGCGTTTCCCGTCGGAACTGGCTGCTGCTGCTCTGACCCAGGTGGCCCTGAGGCGCCGGGCCCGGGGGAAACTGCCGATGGCGGAACAGATGTTTTTCACCCCCGATGGGTTGGAACAAGCGACTCGCTGGGTGGTGGCCCGGTGGCGTGCCGCCCGGTTCGTCGATACCGGTGTCAGCGAGGTCTGGGACCTGGGATGTGGGATCGGGGTTGACGCGATGGCCCTCTCGGAGGCGGGCCTCGGCGTTCATGCCGTCGAATTGGATCCTGTGACCGCTGCCCTTGCCCGGGCCAACCTGGCTTTGGTCGGGGGTGGAGAGGTGACCGTGGGGCGCGCCGAGGACGTCCAGGTTCCCGAGTGGGGTGGGATCTTCCTCGACCCGGCCCGCCGTACCGCGCGGGGCCGGACCTGGGACGTCGCCGACCTCACCCCGCCGTGGCCGCTGGTGGAAGGCCATCTGACGGGGGAGCAGGCAGCCATCGCCAAGCTCGGCCCTGGCCTGCCGAAGCAGCTCATCCCTGACGGCGCCGGTGCCGCGTGGGTCTCGGTGGGGGGAGATGTGGTCGAGGTCATGCTCAGCAACATTTCACCGCCTGGCCCCAGGGCTGTGGTGTTTCCCAGGGGAGAGACCGAGCCCGACATCCTGGTGCGGGGCGCCGGGCCGCTGCCCGTCGCCCCGCCGGGAGGGTTCATTCACGAACCCGACAATGCCGTCATCCGTGCCGGGCTCGTCGCGGAGGCCGTCCCAGGCGGCTGGCTGCTGGCCGCCGGGGTGGCCTATGCCTCCTCTGAGGCCCCGGCCTCCAGCCCCTTCGTGACCGACTATCAGGTGCGCGAGGTCCTCGAATACGACGTCGCCACCCTGAGGCGCTGGGTCCGGCAGCACCGCATCGGGCGGCTGGAGATCAAACGCCGCGCCATCGACGTCGATCCCGCCGTTCTGCGGAAACAGCTGAAACCGAGGGGCGACGGGGCCGCGACCCTGCTGCTGGCCCGGACCGCCGCCGGAGCCAGGGCCTTCGTGGTCGAACGGGTGGGCTGA
- the groES gene encoding co-chaperone GroES encodes MATTIKPLEDRVLVQPLEAEQTTASGLVIPDTAKEKPQEGRVVATGPGRIDDKGNRVPLDVAEGDVVVFSKYGGTEVKYDGTDYLLLNARDILAVVTR; translated from the coding sequence GTGGCAACCACGATCAAGCCGCTCGAGGACCGCGTCCTCGTCCAGCCGCTCGAGGCCGAGCAGACCACCGCTTCCGGCCTGGTCATCCCTGACACCGCCAAGGAGAAGCCGCAGGAGGGCCGCGTCGTGGCCACCGGGCCCGGCCGCATTGATGACAAGGGCAACCGCGTTCCGCTCGACGTCGCCGAGGGCGATGTCGTGGTCTTCAGCAAGTACGGCGGCACCGAGGTCAAGTACGACGGCACTGACTACCTGCTGCTCAACGCCCGCGACATCCTCGCGGTCGTAACCCGCTGA
- the groL gene encoding chaperonin GroEL (60 kDa chaperone family; promotes refolding of misfolded polypeptides especially under stressful conditions; forms two stacked rings of heptamers to form a barrel-shaped 14mer; ends can be capped by GroES; misfolded proteins enter the barrel where they are refolded when GroES binds) — MAKILQFDEEARRSLERGVDILANTVKVTLGPKGRYVVLDKKWGAPTITNDGVTVAKEVELEDPYEDLGAQLAKEVATKTNDVAGDGTTTATVLAQALVHEGLRAVASGANPVGLKRGIDKAVEAVVERLHENARAVDTTADMANVATISSRDEQIGELIADAFDKVGKDGVITVDESQTFGTELEFTEGMQFDKGYLSPYFVTDADRMEAVLEDPYILINSGKISSMNDLLPLLEKVIAAKGTLFVVAEDVDGEALSTLVVNKIRGTFTSVAVKAPAFGDRRKAMLEDIAILTGGQVVAPEVGLKLDQVGLEVLGRARRIVVTKDTTTIVDGAGEQSEVAGRVAQLRAEIERTDSDWDREKLQERVAKLAGGVCVIKVGAATEVELKEKKHRIEDAVSATRAAIEEGIVAGGGSALIHAAKVLDGDLGLAGDERVGVAIVRKSVVEPLRWIAENGGEAGYVITSKVAGLEPGQGYNARTGVYENLIEAGVIDPVKVTRSALANAASIASLLLTTETLVVEKKEDEEDK, encoded by the coding sequence ATGGCTAAGATTCTGCAATTCGATGAGGAGGCCCGCCGCTCTCTGGAGCGTGGCGTCGACATCCTCGCAAACACTGTGAAGGTGACCCTCGGACCCAAGGGCCGCTACGTGGTTCTCGACAAGAAGTGGGGCGCCCCCACCATCACCAACGACGGCGTGACCGTCGCCAAGGAGGTTGAGCTGGAGGATCCGTACGAGGATCTCGGCGCTCAGCTGGCCAAGGAGGTCGCCACCAAGACCAACGATGTGGCGGGTGACGGCACCACTACCGCTACGGTGCTGGCTCAGGCCCTGGTCCATGAGGGCCTGCGGGCTGTTGCCTCCGGAGCCAACCCCGTCGGGCTCAAGCGCGGTATCGACAAGGCAGTTGAGGCTGTCGTCGAGCGGCTGCACGAGAACGCCCGCGCGGTCGACACCACCGCCGACATGGCGAACGTCGCCACCATCTCCTCACGGGATGAGCAGATCGGTGAGCTGATCGCCGATGCCTTCGACAAGGTGGGCAAGGACGGCGTCATCACCGTCGACGAGTCCCAGACCTTCGGCACCGAGCTGGAGTTCACCGAGGGCATGCAGTTCGACAAGGGCTACCTGTCGCCCTACTTCGTCACGGACGCCGACCGCATGGAGGCCGTCCTGGAGGATCCCTACATCCTCATCAACTCCGGCAAGATCTCCTCCATGAACGACCTGCTCCCGCTGCTGGAGAAGGTCATCGCCGCCAAGGGCACCCTGTTCGTGGTGGCCGAGGACGTCGACGGTGAGGCCCTGTCCACGCTGGTCGTCAACAAGATCCGTGGCACCTTCACCTCCGTCGCCGTCAAGGCCCCCGCCTTCGGTGACCGCCGCAAGGCCATGCTCGAGGACATCGCCATCCTCACCGGCGGCCAGGTCGTCGCCCCCGAGGTGGGTCTCAAACTGGACCAGGTCGGCCTTGAGGTCCTCGGCCGCGCCCGTCGCATCGTCGTCACCAAGGACACCACCACCATCGTCGACGGCGCTGGTGAGCAGTCCGAGGTTGCGGGCCGCGTCGCCCAGCTGCGCGCCGAGATCGAGCGCACCGATTCCGACTGGGATCGCGAGAAGCTCCAGGAGCGGGTCGCGAAACTCGCCGGTGGCGTGTGCGTCATCAAGGTCGGTGCCGCCACCGAGGTGGAGCTGAAGGAGAAGAAGCACCGCATCGAGGACGCCGTCTCGGCCACCCGCGCGGCCATCGAGGAGGGCATCGTCGCCGGTGGCGGCTCGGCCCTCATCCACGCCGCCAAGGTGCTCGACGGCGATCTCGGCCTGGCTGGAGACGAGCGGGTCGGTGTCGCGATCGTCCGCAAGTCTGTGGTGGAGCCGCTGCGCTGGATCGCCGAGAACGGTGGTGAGGCCGGTTACGTGATCACCTCCAAGGTCGCGGGGCTGGAGCCGGGTCAGGGGTACAACGCCCGCACCGGTGTGTACGAGAACCTCATTGAGGCCGGCGTCATCGACCCGGTAAAGGTGACCCGTTCCGCGCTGGCCAATGCCGCATCCATCGCCTCCCTGCTGCTCACCACGGAGACCCTCGTGGTGGAGAAGAAGGAAGACGAAGAGGACAAGTGA
- a CDS encoding right-handed parallel beta-helix repeat-containing protein, giving the protein MSISRRSILATAVALPAVSLLAGAPAASARSRRTFYLAENGNDEAAGTSTDAPWKSIDRVNKAMAEGDIAYGDTILFQRGQRFYGEFPSLPDPSGDERLTFGAYGKGDRPQIMGYKVLNKREAWSKAGANLWQIYLGDANNYFGNTSSTEERGGNVGLLRLNNNLHGNKKASVAELKADWDFHSDSTTKVLTICIPENPTGYGDLRVAVDGRIFQARSNTTIQGLDLIGCGGHGIQVVGASGVRIFNNRVRQIGGSELIGYSVPNTRYGNGIEMWIGSSDVMVESNIIYDVYDVAVTLQGEQENDFIGWKNVHVKNNRITRCSQSFEVWSRGNNLSSGAGYVNCSFTGNNCTDAGIGSWGYEARPNKDEGGVHLLAYNEELPMELSITGNRFIGAKNAYMYRLTEGKSRMVIDNNEIELAAGQRLQQPRPPEKQEQREETIEQHEAWSDATGFDKNSTFKIAGSNN; this is encoded by the coding sequence ATGTCCATCAGTCGTCGCAGCATCCTGGCCACTGCAGTTGCGCTACCCGCGGTAAGCCTGCTGGCAGGTGCACCTGCTGCATCGGCGCGGTCGCGCAGAACCTTCTATCTTGCCGAGAATGGCAACGATGAGGCTGCCGGCACCTCCACTGACGCGCCCTGGAAATCCATCGACCGGGTCAACAAGGCCATGGCCGAGGGGGATATCGCGTATGGCGACACCATATTGTTCCAGCGTGGTCAGCGTTTCTACGGGGAGTTCCCCAGTCTGCCGGACCCCTCCGGTGATGAGCGGCTGACGTTTGGCGCCTATGGCAAGGGTGATCGCCCCCAGATCATGGGGTACAAGGTGCTGAACAAACGTGAGGCCTGGTCGAAGGCCGGCGCGAACCTCTGGCAGATCTACCTGGGAGATGCCAACAACTACTTCGGGAACACCTCCTCGACGGAGGAACGTGGGGGCAACGTCGGCCTGCTACGCCTGAACAACAACCTGCACGGCAATAAGAAGGCATCTGTGGCCGAGCTCAAGGCCGACTGGGACTTCCACTCGGACTCGACCACCAAGGTGTTGACCATCTGCATCCCAGAGAATCCGACCGGCTACGGTGATCTCCGTGTCGCCGTCGACGGCCGCATCTTCCAGGCCAGGTCGAACACCACCATTCAGGGCCTCGACCTGATTGGTTGTGGCGGCCATGGAATCCAGGTGGTGGGCGCCTCTGGGGTCCGCATCTTCAACAACCGCGTCCGCCAGATCGGCGGCAGCGAGCTGATCGGCTACAGCGTCCCCAACACGCGCTACGGCAATGGCATCGAGATGTGGATCGGCAGCAGCGACGTGATGGTGGAGAGCAACATCATCTATGACGTCTACGACGTCGCTGTCACCCTTCAGGGCGAGCAGGAGAACGACTTCATCGGATGGAAGAACGTCCACGTGAAGAACAATCGGATCACACGCTGCAGCCAGTCCTTCGAGGTGTGGTCACGCGGGAACAACCTGAGCTCCGGCGCCGGGTATGTGAACTGCTCCTTCACCGGCAACAACTGCACCGATGCGGGCATCGGCAGCTGGGGCTACGAGGCCCGTCCGAACAAGGACGAGGGCGGTGTGCACCTGCTTGCTTACAACGAGGAGCTCCCCATGGAGCTATCCATCACGGGGAACCGGTTCATTGGGGCTAAGAATGCCTACATGTACCGTCTGACTGAGGGTAAGTCTCGGATGGTCATCGACAACAACGAGATCGAGCTGGCCGCGGGGCAGCGTCTCCAGCAGCCGCGTCCCCCGGAGAAGCAGGAGCAGCGGGAAGAGACCATCGAACAGCATGAGGCGTGGTCGGACGCGACTGGATTCGACAAGAACAGCACCTTCAAGATCGCTGGATCCAACAACTGA
- a CDS encoding right-handed parallel beta-helix repeat-containing protein, whose amino-acid sequence MSISRRRILATAAALPAVSLLGGVSVASAAGGKTYYVAEDGNDKADGTSEGAPWQSINRVNEAFVKGQIVHGDSVLFKRGQRFYGEFLRLRNVQGGDGILTIGAYGTGEAPQILGYKILNKADAWQSAGNNLWQINLGDTNNYTGNTSSDESKRGNVGQLWVNGEHHLNKVGSLGELKSDWDFYSDHSSKSLTVRAPKNPAEVGEILVAVDGNLVDAYSVSNVTVQDLDLVGTGGHGVSIHGQCSGIKILNNKIRQIGGSYTPLKSGWIRYGNGIQVWIGNSDVLAEGNTIEDVFDVATTMQGPQEGNLLGWKSVHYKNNHITRCSQSFEVWATGSNRGSGAGYQDCSFTGNDCSDAGVGWGYEARTNKDEGGVHLLSYAEDLPMDLKVTGNRFIGAQNAYMYRSPQGKSQMVIDNNEIQLKAGQKLQQQRSETIEQHEAWSGATGFDKSSTFKIA is encoded by the coding sequence ATGTCCATTAGTCGTCGCCGTATTCTTGCCACGGCCGCAGCCTTGCCTGCCGTCTCACTCCTAGGAGGTGTTTCCGTAGCTTCCGCCGCTGGCGGCAAGACCTATTACGTCGCAGAGGACGGTAATGATAAAGCCGATGGCACCTCGGAAGGTGCCCCCTGGCAGTCCATCAACCGGGTCAATGAGGCCTTTGTCAAAGGGCAGATTGTCCATGGCGATAGCGTTCTCTTCAAGCGTGGTCAGCGTTTCTATGGTGAATTCCTCAGGCTGAGGAATGTTCAAGGCGGTGATGGTATCCTCACCATTGGAGCTTACGGCACTGGCGAGGCTCCGCAGATCCTAGGGTACAAGATTCTCAATAAGGCCGATGCCTGGCAGTCGGCCGGAAACAACCTGTGGCAGATCAATCTGGGGGATACCAATAACTACACTGGCAATACCTCGTCGGATGAAAGCAAGCGAGGCAATGTCGGCCAGCTGTGGGTCAATGGCGAGCACCACCTCAATAAGGTGGGTTCCCTGGGCGAGCTGAAGTCCGACTGGGATTTCTACTCGGATCATAGTTCGAAGTCCCTGACCGTACGAGCTCCGAAGAATCCTGCCGAGGTCGGTGAGATCCTGGTCGCGGTCGATGGAAACCTCGTTGATGCCTATTCGGTATCCAACGTCACGGTTCAGGATCTCGACCTGGTCGGTACCGGTGGCCACGGGGTGAGCATCCATGGGCAGTGCTCTGGCATCAAGATCCTCAACAATAAGATCCGCCAAATCGGTGGCAGCTACACCCCGCTTAAAAGCGGCTGGATTCGTTATGGGAATGGCATCCAGGTCTGGATTGGCAACAGCGATGTGCTGGCAGAGGGCAATACCATTGAGGATGTCTTCGATGTCGCAACCACCATGCAGGGGCCGCAGGAGGGCAATCTCCTGGGCTGGAAGAGCGTGCACTACAAGAACAATCACATCACGCGCTGCAGCCAGTCCTTCGAGGTGTGGGCGACTGGCTCCAACCGTGGGTCGGGTGCCGGGTACCAAGACTGCTCCTTCACCGGCAATGACTGCTCCGATGCAGGTGTCGGCTGGGGATATGAGGCTCGCACGAACAAGGATGAGGGTGGTGTGCATCTTCTTTCCTATGCCGAGGATCTGCCGATGGACCTGAAGGTCACTGGGAATCGTTTCATCGGTGCTCAGAATGCCTACATGTATCGCTCGCCACAGGGCAAGTCGCAAATGGTCATCGACAACAATGAAATCCAGCTTAAGGCGGGACAGAAGCTGCAGCAGCAGCGCTCTGAGACCATCGAGCAGCATGAGGCGTGGTCGGGCGCGACAGGATTCGACAAGAGCAGCACCTTCAAGATTGCCTGA
- a CDS encoding glycoside hydrolase family 125 protein, producing the protein MSWGAPVGKPTQRPLLLPGWLLEEVRTRVARATGHERAAEITARLLAGTATTTIDLGAPGEETWVITGDIPAMWLRDSCLQLAPLLRLVPDFPKLAGVAASLLRRHWRMILTDPYANAFNRTPDGNRWDEDLPPQGPWVWERKWELDSLAFPLDLAARLDALGCRSWQTPEFWAALEVILDVAETEQHHEAKSTYRFTRPGAPASDTLVREGRGPLTRECGLVFQAFRPSDDACQLGFNIPGNAFFASTLGHLAPLLGRNPLKARVLDLASSIEEGIGAHGMIRRPEPHLAYEVNGMGGQLFMDDANLPSLLGLPYLGVMEAGGPLYQATRRRVLSEANPHFVTAPRLRGVGSPHTPPGHVWPIAVAVAGLTAIDPAEKSAALRMLIDSTGGTGWMHESVDASDPAHFTRPWFSWANAMFCELALDIASYPRPALSQRSWMRNPSPGFKSHY; encoded by the coding sequence GTGAGCTGGGGAGCTCCGGTCGGGAAACCCACCCAGCGGCCACTGCTGCTGCCCGGCTGGCTCCTTGAGGAGGTCCGGACGCGGGTCGCGCGGGCGACCGGGCACGAACGCGCGGCAGAGATAACCGCCCGGTTGCTGGCTGGCACCGCCACCACCACGATCGACCTGGGAGCTCCCGGCGAGGAGACCTGGGTCATCACCGGCGACATACCCGCCATGTGGTTGCGGGACTCCTGCCTGCAGCTGGCGCCTCTGCTACGCCTGGTCCCGGATTTCCCGAAGCTGGCCGGGGTGGCTGCCAGCCTGCTTAGACGCCACTGGCGGATGATCCTGACCGACCCCTACGCCAATGCCTTCAACCGGACGCCGGACGGCAACCGCTGGGACGAGGACCTACCACCCCAGGGGCCGTGGGTCTGGGAACGTAAGTGGGAACTCGACTCGCTGGCCTTCCCCCTCGACCTGGCAGCCCGCCTGGACGCACTCGGCTGCCGCAGCTGGCAGACCCCGGAATTCTGGGCAGCGCTGGAGGTCATCCTGGATGTCGCCGAGACCGAACAACATCATGAGGCGAAGAGCACCTATCGGTTCACGCGTCCCGGCGCCCCCGCCTCGGACACCCTGGTGCGCGAGGGCCGTGGCCCCCTCACCCGGGAGTGCGGGCTGGTGTTTCAAGCCTTCCGGCCCAGCGACGACGCCTGCCAGCTCGGCTTCAACATCCCCGGGAACGCGTTCTTCGCCAGCACCCTCGGTCACCTCGCGCCCCTGCTGGGCCGCAATCCCCTCAAGGCCCGGGTCCTGGACCTGGCCTCCAGCATCGAAGAGGGCATCGGCGCCCATGGGATGATCCGGCGCCCAGAACCCCACCTGGCCTATGAGGTCAACGGCATGGGCGGGCAGCTGTTCATGGACGACGCCAATCTGCCGTCCCTGCTCGGACTGCCCTACCTGGGGGTCATGGAGGCCGGCGGTCCCTTGTATCAGGCCACCCGTCGCCGGGTGCTATCAGAGGCGAACCCCCACTTCGTGACGGCCCCCCGGCTGCGTGGCGTCGGTTCCCCGCACACCCCGCCCGGTCACGTCTGGCCGATCGCGGTCGCCGTCGCCGGCCTGACCGCGATCGACCCGGCGGAGAAGTCAGCGGCGCTGCGCATGCTGATAGACAGCACCGGAGGCACCGGGTGGATGCATGAGAGCGTCGACGCCAGCGACCCGGCGCATTTCACCCGGCCCTGGTTCTCCTGGGCGAACGCGATGTTCTGCGAGCTGGCGCTGGACATCGCGTCCTATCCGCGTCCGGCCCTCAGCCAGCGATCTTGGATGAGAAACCCGTCACCAGGCTTCAAATCACATTATTGA
- a CDS encoding alkaline phosphatase family protein, which produces MKLLLIGLDGVRIDVAVPSAIPANPAFAEPHHPADPRFAAEPAPADRPEMLQDPSPAAPTLARLIRGGLIAPVWMTPPTDSGPGWSNLLTGTTHEENNVWWNEFVGHRLAECPDVLSRVFFANPKARTYAAATWEALLGSFGPVIQRRIDQQRTGQHKVFIPRDFTRGCVSADLEVRSHACQVLNHEGPDAAFVYFEGVDEAGHRDGAASPGYRSAIGEVDEHVRALVKAVAERHEALDEQWLVTVTTDHGHKPEGGHGEDEVDVRRSFLILHSFGRPLELPVRFLADGLPKALYSHEVTPLLLELLGVTGGAWHPEHEVGLTIDIPSVGPTRNLAFEW; this is translated from the coding sequence ATGAAACTTCTGCTGATTGGCCTGGATGGGGTGCGGATCGATGTCGCCGTCCCCTCGGCGATACCCGCGAATCCCGCCTTCGCCGAACCCCACCACCCCGCCGACCCGCGGTTCGCCGCAGAGCCCGCACCGGCGGACCGTCCCGAGATGCTACAGGACCCCTCCCCCGCCGCGCCGACGCTGGCCCGGCTGATCAGGGGCGGCCTGATCGCGCCGGTGTGGATGACCCCGCCCACAGACTCCGGCCCTGGCTGGTCGAACCTGTTGACGGGCACCACCCATGAGGAGAACAACGTCTGGTGGAACGAGTTCGTCGGGCACAGGCTGGCTGAATGCCCCGACGTGCTGTCGCGGGTCTTCTTCGCCAACCCGAAAGCCCGCACCTATGCGGCTGCCACCTGGGAGGCGCTGCTCGGCAGTTTCGGCCCGGTGATCCAGCGTCGCATCGACCAGCAGCGCACCGGGCAGCACAAGGTGTTCATCCCGCGCGACTTCACACGTGGCTGCGTCAGCGCCGACCTGGAGGTGCGCAGCCACGCCTGCCAGGTGCTGAACCACGAGGGGCCGGACGCGGCCTTCGTCTACTTCGAGGGGGTCGACGAGGCCGGGCACCGGGACGGCGCGGCCTCCCCCGGGTACCGGAGCGCCATCGGCGAGGTGGACGAGCACGTCCGCGCCCTGGTGAAGGCCGTAGCGGAACGCCACGAGGCGCTGGACGAGCAGTGGCTGGTGACGGTCACCACCGACCACGGCCACAAACCAGAGGGCGGCCACGGCGAGGACGAGGTGGACGTGCGGCGCTCATTCCTGATCTTGCACAGCTTCGGCCGTCCGCTGGAGCTGCCGGTCCGGTTCCTGGCGGATGGGCTTCCGAAGGCCCTCTACAGTCACGAGGTGACGCCGCTGCTGCTGGAGCTGCTGGGTGTGACCGGCGGCGCGTGGCACCCGGAGCACGAGGTGGGTCTTACCATCGACATCCCGTCGGTGGGCCCGACGAGGAACTTGGCCTTCGAGTGGTGA